The following are from one region of the Nicotiana tabacum cultivar K326 chromosome 3, ASM71507v2, whole genome shotgun sequence genome:
- the LOC107831209 gene encoding uncharacterized protein LOC107831209, with the protein MREGEMVDYFLQTLEPTYFGHLVTSVGKSFNEVVKMGGMVEEGLRSNKIMSYSAIKATTQAIQSSTGGALGKKKIEEVATVEAGTWSRSRGPSPRCQPRPHHQNYPHTPYNPPQPYYPLQEPHFSVHHAQTYTQPPARPQWRAPFPQNTYPPPQNIYPPPQSTYPPPRAYRNPSGLGFRGNQAFRNERVHRQRTFTPLGETYTTLFHKLRQLGLLSPVEPKLPNPLPKNLDHSVSCEYCLGAPGHDTEKCWKLKTAIQDLIDTNRIEVQAPEAPNINENPLPVHHEAHIIELVHEGGKPKKPSQTVMMIRASPNKKPTSGKAVVQLGRVDDQPVVVMGKGSSVVVKKPEPVKVVLQGLSSTPVLVVKGARIEPVVIRPVMQLLITSEKAVPWSYSQVTVMHKGKKVVEEVCEAQGLTRSGRCFAPVELRRDNPITIKKPVTEEEAEEFLKKMKA; encoded by the coding sequence atgagggaaggtgaaatggtggactacttcttacaaactttggagccaacttactttggtcacctggtgacgtcagttggtaaatcttttaacgaagtagtaaaaatgggtggtatggttgaagagggactcaggtccaacaagataatgagctattcggcaatcaaggccacaactcaggctatccaaagcagcacgggaggtgcgctcgggaaaaagaaaatagaggaggtcgcaacagtcgaagcaggtacttggtccagatccagaggtccttcccctcgctgccaacctagaccccatcaccaaaattatccacacactccatacaaccctccacaaccctattatccactgcaagagccacatttctccgtccatcatgcccaaacttacacccagcctccggctcgcccacaatggcgtgcgccgtttccccagaatacatatccacctccacaaaacatataCCCACCTCCGCAaagcacatatccaccaccaagggcctacaggaatccttcagggctaggcttccgcggaaatcaggcttttAGAAATGAAAGGGTGCACAgacagagaacattcactccactgggagaaacctatactactctattccacaaattgaggcaattaggcctattgagtcctgtagagcccaaattgccaaatccccttcccaaaaatctagaccactcggtaagctgtgaatattgtttgggggctcccggacatgatactgagaagtgttggaagttgaagactgccatacaagatcttattgacacaaataggatcgaggttcaggcaccagaggcacctaacatcaatgagaacccgttgccggtgcaccatgaggcccacataATCGAACTAGTGCATGAAGGAGGGAAgcccaagaaaccctcacaaacggtaatgatgattcgtgccagtccaaACAAAAAgccgaccagtggaaaggcagtggtacagttgggaagGGTAGATGACCAGCCAGTTGTGGTAAtggggaaaggttcgtctgttgTTGTGAAGAAGCCAGAGCCGGTCAAGGTAGTGCTGCAGGGATtatcaagcacaccagtgttAGTTGTGAAGGGGGCCCGtatagaaccagttgttatcaggccagtaatgcagttgctgataacaagtgagaaagctgtgccctggagctacagtcaagtgactgtgatgcataaggggaagaaggttgtggaagaagtatgcgaggcccaggggttaactcgttcgggaagatgttttgcTCCCGTAGAATTGAGAAGAGACAATCCTATAACCATAAAGAAGCCGGTGacagaggaagaagcagaggagtttttgaagaagatgaaggcatag